GTCGGTCACCTCGCCGACGCCGACCACCCGCTCACCGGGCGTCCGCGGCCGATGGGCGTCCATCGGCACGCGGCGGCCCGTACGGCCGGGTCAGGGCCGGTCGGGTTGGACCACCTCGTAGCTCGCCGAGTCGAAGTCGGCGAACGCGCCGTCCGCGCCCAGGTCCTGCACCCAGAGGCCGACGAAGGCACCGGTGAAGCCCCACGCGTCCGGCTCGCCCTCCACCCGACGTGACGCGTGCTCGTCGGAGAGGATCGTCGCGTCCAACTCGACCGGGAACTCGTGCCAGTCGTCACCGGCCGACCCGGCTGGCGAACCGGGCGAGTACGCGAACCGGACGACCGGGCCGTCGAACCGGACCCGCAGGCGTACCCGGTCGACGCCCGTGACGTCGATCCGGCAGCCGGGGTACTCGGTCCGTCTACCGCTGTCGCAGGACATCACCTCGATCATCCGCCGACCGTCGTCGTCCACCGTCAGGTACGCGTAGTGCCAGTTGCCGGTGTTGTAGTACGCGGTGACGCCGGCGAGCTGCCGGAAGGTGGCCGGACAGAACTCCATCGTGGTCTCGAAGGCGCAGTGTGTGGCCGTCACCCGTCGGGCGACCAGGCTGGGGCGCTGCCGGCCGACCGGAGACTGTCCACCATAGACGCGCAGATGCGACGGCCTGGCGGTGAGCTGGACCCAGTCGGGCGTGGCCGGGCGACGCAGGGTCGACCAGTCCGGGCCGAGCACGGGCTCGTCGAAGTCGTCGTGCTCGACGTGCGGGTCGGGCCGGTCCGCGACCGCCGTCACCCCCGCCGGTGCCGACACGGACTCGGCCGGGACACCGCCCTCGACACGCGGCCAGCCGCCCGGCTCCCACGTCACCGCCTGGATCGCCGTCTCCCGGCCGAGCACGCACCGCCCGAGCGGCGAGTACGGCCGCGCCACCAGGTGGGTCAGGTACCACTGGCCGTCCGGCGTGGAGACGAGGCTGCCGTGTCCGGCCTTCTGCAGGGCCAGCTCCGGCCGCCCGAAGGAGGTCAACATCGGCCCTTCGGGATCGACGTCGTACGGGCCGAACAGCGCCCGTGACCGCGCCACCGTGACCTGATGCTCCCAACTGGTCCCACCCTCGGCGGTCACCAGGTAGTACCAGCCGTCCCTGCGGTAGATCCGGGGTGCCTCGGTCAGCCCGACCGAGGTCCCCTGGAAGATCGGCCGCTCGTCACCGACCAGCTTGCCCGCGACCCGGTCGTACGCCTGGATCTGGATACCGGAGAAGGGATTCCGACCCGACCGCCAGTCCGAGGCCATGGTCAGCAGCCAGCTCGTGCCGTCCGTGTCGTGGAACATCGACGGGTCGAAGCCCCGGGCGTGCAGCGGCACCGGATCGGACCACGGACCGGCCAGGTCGGTAGCGGTGATGAGGTAGTTCTGGGAGTCCCAGTAGCCGCTCGCGAAGCTGGACACGTCGGTGTAGACGAGGTGGAAGACGCCGTCGACGTAGCTCAGGTCGGGGGCCCAGACGCCGGCCGAGTCCCCGGCACCGCGCAGGTCGAGCAGCCGCCGCTCGGTGAGGAGACCGCCGAGCGGACGCCAGTGCACCAGGTCGGTGGAGTGGTGCACCCGTACCCCCGGATACCACTCGAAGGTCGAGGTGGCGATGTAGTAGTCGGCACCGACCCGGAGGATGCAGGGATCCGGGTTGAAGCCGGGCAGCACCGGATTGCGGATCAGCCCACCCTCGCCCGGAACGGTTCCGGCACTACTGGTCACGGATGTCATGTCGTCCTCCCCATGGCTGTGACATACCCGCTCGGCCTCGGCGCGGCCGGCGCAGAGATTCACGTCGGTAACCCTAGAGGGGGCCGCCGGACCGAAGGCTTCCCGGCACGCGGAGACCGTTCTGGCGCCGTACCCGGAGCCATAGGGTGAAGAACACTCACGAACGACGCGCACGTACGATGTGCCGATCTCACCGCCGGATCGGTCCTCACTCGACGGTCCCCTCGGACAGGAGCCTGGCCATGGTCGACCCGGATTCCGAACTCGCATCGAGGCTCGAACTTGAGGTGCCGCACGCGGCGCGGATCTGGAACTACTGGATGGGTGGCAAGGACAACTTCCCCGCCGACCGGGCCGCCGGAGCCGCCGTGGCCGAGGTGTACCCGGAGATCGTGGTCATGGCGCGGCAGTCCCGGCGGTTCCTCATCCGTGCCGTGCGGCACCTGGCCGCCGAGGCGGGCATCCGGCAGTTCCTCGATGTCGGCACCGGTCTGCCCACCATGCAGAACACCCACGAGGTCGCGCAGAAGGTCGCGCCCGAGTCCCGGATCGTCTACGTCGACAACGACCCGATGGTGCTGGTGCACGCCCGCGCTCTGCTGGCCAGTACCACCGCCGAGGGGCTGACCACCTACGTGCACGCCGACTACCACGACCCGGAGAAGATCCTCGCCGAGGCGGCGGAGGCGCTGGACTTCCGGGAACCTGTCGCGGTGATGTTCATGGGCGTACTGGGCTACGAGCCCGACCTCGACGTGGTCCGCTCCATCGTGGAACGGATGATGGGCGCCACGGCGTCCGGCAGCCACCTGGTGCTCTGGGACGGTACCGACACCAGCCCGGCCGTGGTCGACGGCGCCGACAAGCTGGTGGAGAGCGGCGGCGTCCCGTACGTCCTGCGCAGTCCGGACCAACTCGCCGGATGCTTCGAGGGGCTGACGATGGTGGAGCCCGGCCTGGTGCCGATCGCGCAGTGGCGCCCGGACGACCTCCACGCCGAGCACATCGACGCCTACGGTGCCGTGGCCCGGAAGCCCTGACCTCGCCGGGTCGCCGTCGACAAACTCACCTCGGCGTGGTTTCGCGCTGCCGGTCCGGCGCGCGGAGCCGTGGTCCGACCGCGCTGAACCCCTGGTCGAGATCCTTTGTCCCTGCCCCGCTGGGTTTGCCAGATCGGCAACGGGGTTTGCGGCCTGCCGTCGCGGACCTGGATCTGCCGCGTCGTACACCGCTCGGTGGCGTCGGGGCTTCCGGACAAATGCCGGTCAGGTCCTGTCGGGGCCGTTTAGGGTCGGGATACGACGACTCGTCACGAAACGTCCCGTCGACCCATCCGACCCAGGCAGAGGAGTGGTGACCCGCCAGCATCGAATCGACGTCGGCCCGCTCGCCTTCCTGTCGGCCCAGCGGAGCGCTACCAGCTGCCCGGATCCGGATCGTCGCCCTGCCGGGCCGGGGATGGACAGGACGCCGATCCTCGCCTCGACCTGACGCAGGCTGGTCCGAGGCGATCGGACTTTGTGCCGCTTCGCGATATCAGGGAAGAGGAACAAGGTGACACTGCAGAAGCACGCGGTCGGTGGCCAGGGTCTGGTCTCCTCCGTCCAGGGACTCGGCACGATGGGCATGACCGCGATGTACGGCACTCCCGACGACACCGAATCGGCGGCCACCGTGCACCGCGCCCTCGAACTGGGCGTGACGTTGTTCGACACCGCCGACATGTACGGCCCGCTCACCGGCGAGGAGCTGCTCGGCCGGGCACTACGGGGACGCCGCGAGCAGGCGGTCATCGCCACCAAGTTCGGCGGCCTGACGCTGGACGACTCCGGCAGGGTCGTCGGCGGCGCGAACGGACAGCCTGACTACGTACGCACGTCGCTGGAGGGGTCGCTGCGCCGGCTCGGCACCGACCACGTCGACCTGTACATCCAGCACCGGGTCGACCCGAACGTGCCGGTGCAGGAGACATTCGGCGCCCTCGGCCAACTCGTCGCCGAGGGCAAGATCCGCTACCTGGGGATCAGCGAGGCGTCACCGGCGAGCATCCGCGCCGCGCACGCCGTAGCGCCACTGTCGGCGGTGCAGACCGAATACTCGCTGTTCACCCGCGACGTCGAGACCAACGGAGTGCTCGACACGGTGCGTGAGCTGGGCATCGGATTCGTGGCGTACGCGCCGTTGGGTCGGGGCTTCCTCACCGGCGCCGTCCGCACTCTCGAAGACCTGCACGGGGACGACTGGCGTCGTACCTCGCCCCGGTTCGCCGAGGAGAACCTGCGGCAGAACCTGCTCCTGGTGGACCGCATCCGGGCCATCTCGGAGCAGCAGGGCGTCACGCCGGCCCAACTCGCCCTGGCCTGGGTGCTGAGGCAGGGCGACCACATCACCGCGATCCCGGGCACCAAGCGTCGGACGTACCTGGAGGAGAACGTCGCCGCCGCCCGGATCGAACTGGATGCCGCCGTGTTCGACGAACTCGGTGCGATCGCCCCGGTCGGTGCCGCAGCCGGGGCCCGCTACGCCCCGGAGGCGATGGCCGCGATCCAGTAGCAGGCCGGCGGCCGGCGCTGTCCGGTGCGGCGCCGCCGGCATCTGCGCCGGCTGCGCCGCGCTCCCCAGAAACGGGACCGGGAAGCGCGACCCCAGGAGGGCGATCGGCGCGGCGACCTTCCGCGCGCGACCAGAGAGGCGACTCGTGGCACGAACCGAACTCGGCGACTTCCTCCGGGCCCGCCGGCAGGCGCTACGTCCCGCCGACGTCGGCCTGGCGCCGGGCGGCCGCCGGCGCACTCCCGGCCTGCGGCGTGAGGAGGTCGCGCTGCTGGCCAACCTGTCCGTGGACTACTACGAGCGACTCGAGCAGTCCCGCAGCGCCAACCCCTCGGAGGCGCTTCTCGGCAGCCTGGCCCGGGCGCTGCGACTCTCCGTCGACGAGCGCGACTACCTCTACCGCCTCGCCGGATACCCACCGCCGACAAGCGGCACCGCCGGTGGCTACGTCGACCCCGCGATGATGTTCCTACTCGACGCGCTCACCACGGTGCCCGCACACGTGATCGACGACCAGAGCACCATTCTCGCGCAGAACGCCCTGAGCCGCGCACTCCTCGGCACCTGGACCGGCAACGAGGGGCGGAACGCGAACGTCGCCTGGCGCTGGTTCACCGACCCCGACTCCCGGGCCCTCAACGTGCCGGACGAGCACGAGGCCATCGGTCGCGGATATGTCGCCGACCTGCGGGCCGCCGCCGCCCGCCGTGGCCGCGATCCGGTCTTCGAGCAGCTCGTCGCCGACCTCGGCACCGCCAGCGCCGAATTCGCCCGGTACTGGGCCGAGATGCAGGTCGCGCCGCTACAGACCACCCGCAAGGTCCTCGTCCACCCCCGGGCCGGACGGCTCGACGTGCAGTGCGACTTCGTCCTCAGCACCACCACGGGGCAGCGTCTGGTCATCTTCCGGCCGCAACCCGGCTCGACCACCGCCGACAGCTTCGACTTCCTCCGGGTCCTCGGCGAGCAGTCCTTCGACGATCGTCGCTGACATCGGCCCGGTCGTCTCGAACGGTCGCCCACGGAGGGAAGTCCACCGTCGTACCGCCCGGTGGGTCCGTTGGCGGTCGGGACGGAGGTGTCCATGGCGGCGGAGGCGCAGTAGGACAGCGGCCTACGACGTGCATCGATGGCGGGCCGCCGACGGTCACTTCGGGGGGACGGAGTCGGCGAAGGCCCCGAGTCCGACGCTTCGGCGTCGCTCGTCGAGGCGCTCGGGGTCCTCGATCGGTAGTGGCTGGATCGGTCCGTCGCCGTTCGGGCCGTACCAGAACTGCGTGCCGTACAGCTGCGGCGTGCCCTCGGCGGTGAGGATCCGGTCGGTCAGGTACGCCAGGTGGGACGGTTGCGCCTCGCAGTCCCGCACCGCCTGTTCGAGCAGGACCAGACACCGGCGCTGGAAGTCCGGGTCGAGGTCGGCGTGCTGCGCGAGAAGCCAGGCGGCATCGGAGGCGGCGGGACCGACCTTGCTGCGCCGGGGCCAACCGTGCCGGTCGAGAACCGCCATGAACCACGCCGTGTTCTCGGTGTCGACAGCGCTGACCCGGGCCCAGCCGTCGTCACCGGCCGTGCCGTCGACCACCTCGGTCCGCGCGCGCTGGTCGCGGTCCATCCGCTCGATCAGCTCGGCGGCGAGCTCGCCATGCTCCATCCGTCCAGGATTGCCGATCCGCTCCAAGTCCGCAGTTCGGTCTTCAGCCCGTGCTCGCAGGTCGACGGAACGGACGAACCCGCACGATGCCGCCCATGGCGCAGGTGGTACATAGGACCGATGACTCGGGACCGGATGCTCGCCGTTCTGCTGCTACTCGTCGGGTTCGCAGCGCTTGTGTCGCAACGCTTCTTCTCGTTCGCCGCCGATGCGCCAGGGGCGCTGCGGACGTCGGTCGCCGTCCTCGGAGCAGCCAGCCTCCTCCTGGGCGTGTGGCTGTGGTTGCGCCGCTCGACCGAGCGGTCGTGATCCCGCCGTCCTTCAGCCACGCCGCATCAACCTGCGGTGGACGTCACCGGCGGCCGCAGCACGCAGAACTCGTTGCCGTCGGGGTCGGCGAGCACGTGCCAGGCCCAGCCGTCCTCTTCGACCGGGCTGCCCGTGCGGCATCGCGCCCCCAGCGCCACCAGCCTGGCCACCTCCGCCTCCAGGTCGGGTACCCGCAGGTCCAGATGCATCCTGTTCTTGTGCGCCTTCGGCTCGGGGACCCGTTGCAACAGCAGCTCGACGCCGTCGCCGTCCGCAGGTAGCAGTCGCCGGTAACGCCCCGGCCCGAGCGGTTCGGCGACGTATCCGAGTGCCCCGCACCAGAACGCCCCCGACCGCGCCAGATCGGCACAGTCCAGGACCACCGCCAGGACAACGTCATTCCGCCCGCCGAAACGAGCCGGCCGGCCGGTCATGGCGGCACGCTAGCCGACGTCGGCGACGGTCGGGCCTCGCCGAGCTCGGTACAGTGGGCGATCGTCGCATCGTCCGCCGCCACCGCGTGGTGCGCCTCGGCCTGCCGGACCCGATGGATGATCTCGGCGGATCCACTCGACGCCAGGACGGCCATCACCCCGGGCCAGTCGAGGAGCCGGAACCGGTCCACGATGCGGCTGGCACCGTTGCTGAGCAGGACGGCACTGGTCAGCTCGGAGATCGGACAGCTTCCGGTGATCGCCTCGTCCGCCGCCCGCGGGTTGTCCTTGGCCACCCAGAAGCCGCCCGGCCGGTTCCGGTTGGCGCGCAGGTCTCGGAGGATCCGGCGGTACTCGTCGCCGCCCTCGGCGACGGCCTGGAGCGCGGGAAGGTACGACCGGCTGATGATCACCTCCCGGGGGTCGGTGACCACGAGCGGCGCGGCGTCCGCCCTGTCGAGCACGAGGACCGAGTCGCCGAGCACCAGGTACTCGACGCGGTCGCCGGACCGGCGCAGGATGGCCACGGTCGCCGACGGGCTGACGGGATCGGTGACGTCGCAGGTGTCGCGATGCTCGTCGGTCACCCGCTCGATGGCCTCGGCGAGCAGCGCGGCGAGACTGCGGTCCGGCACGAGTGACAGGAGGCTGAGGAGGTTGCCGCCCAGGCGGCTGGCGTACCAGGCCACGCCGTGCCGGCAGATCGATTCCGTACCGGGGATGCCGGCACCGTCGATCAGCACCGCCGCCGTCGGTACGGCGCCGGTGAAGTCCTCGTTCACCCGGCCGGTCCGGGCCGCCGCGACGCTCGTCATCGTCACCAGCATGTCCCGCCACCGCCCTCCCGACCGGTCGAGTCGTCGACTCTAACAACCGCCGACTCTCCCGTTGAGCTGTCCGGCCGGGCGGGTGGGTGGTGCCGCGCCGTTGCCGGGAGGATCCCCCGAAGCTGTGTCATCATGCGGCAGGTGATCCTGACCGGATGACGACGGGAGATGGGAACTTGACGCAGTACGACGCGATCGGGGAGCTCTACGAGCGGGCCAAGCACCTGCCGGTGGGCCTGGCCGAGCGGGGTACGTTGCTGGCGGCGCTCCCGGATCTCGCCGGACGGTCCGTACTGGACGTCGGTGCCGGTACCGGCTTCTACGCCCGGCTCTTCAAGCAGTTGGGCGCGGCACGGGTGACCGGGGTGGACGCCTCCTCGGAGATGGTCGACTACGCGCGTCTGGTCGAGGAGCGCGCACCGCTCGGGATCACCTACCAGGTGCACGACGCGGCGACCCTGCCGAGGCTGGGCGAGTTCGACGTGGTGTCCTCGGTCTGGCTACTCGGGTACGCCCCCGGCGAGGCGGCGCTCGACGAGATGCTGGCCCGGTTGGTGGCAAACCTCGCCGACGGCGGCACGTTGGTCGCCCTCGTCCCCAATCCGGAGTTGGACTGGGACGGGCTCGACATCTACCCGCGCTACGGGCTGTCGGCCACCAAGACCGAGCTGTCGCAGGGGCGCCAGGGGTACGCGGTACACATCGACGGTGAGCCGCCCATCGACTTCGTGGGTTTCTCCTGGCCGCCGGGCGTGCTCGAACCAGCGTTCGCGCGTGCCGGGCTGACCGGCGTACGGCGGCACCCGGTGACCATCCCGGGCGACGCGCTCGCCGAGCGTGGCGCCGACTACTGGACTGACCTGGTGGCCAACCCGACCTTCGCGGTCTTCACCGCCGCCAAACTGCCGTAGTCGTCGAGCACCCTTCGCGGGCGGCACGCCAACCGACCGGAGAACCTGGTCATCAGTTTCCGACCCGGCTCTCCGGCGGTCGCGCTGGCTAGGTGTACTGCCCAGCTAGGCGGGGGTCCAGAACGGGTCGCGGCCGATGAATCCGATGAGCCGGGTCTGGGCGTCGGCGCCGTCAGGGGTGGGTACGCGTGGGCCGTACTGCACTGACGAGCGGAGCACCTCGTCGAGGGGCTCCATCCCGGCCAGCAGCTCCTCGCAGAAGTCGTTGTCGAGCCGGTCGTCCTGTCCCGTGGCCCGGGCCAGGTCCCAGGTGTGCATGAACACGTCGGAGGTGTAGAACCGGTCGATGGCCTGGTCCAGCGGCACCTCGCCGATGTGCTGGTTGACCAGCGTCCGTTGCGGGGTCGCCGGATCGTCCAGCAGCGCCTGCACCCCGTCGCAGTGCACCTGCCAGGCGGCGACCGGGTCGTCGTCCACCCCCGGCCCACCGGGCAGCTCGACACCGGCGCCGGCGGCGAGGAAGGACGGAAGCCATTCGACGAGGTGGCGTACCACGTCCCGGGCCGTCCAGTCCGGCACCGGCGTGGGGACGTCCCAACGCTTGGTGGCGCGGACGCGGTCGGTGAAGTTGGCCGCGACGTGCCGGTGCCGATCGGCGGGGGTGAGCTCAGTCAGTGCCATTGACCAGTATCCTTTCGAGCTGAAACATCCGTGCTGCCGATGGCGGGGATCGTCGGATCCGCCTCCATCCCTGTCATGACTGGTGCTCCGCGTCGTCGGTCCCGTCCAGCGCGATGAGCACCCGGTCCCGGCGCTGTCGACGCCGGCGCTGTCGACGCCAGCGCTGTCGGCCCCGGCGCTCTCGACGCCCTTCGACCGGCGGCGGTACCGCTCGATCCATCCTTCCAAACAGGTCCGACATTCCGGCCGCAGCGTGCGCCGGGCGCGGCTGCGGGGAATCGGGTCGTCCGAAACGCCGTAGCGGGTGGCACCGCCTCCGATGCCGGTAGGCTCCTGATCATGGACGCCTCGGCCTGGGACCAGCGCTACACCGACTCCGACCTGCTCTGGAGCGCCGAACCCAACCGGTTCGTCGCCACGGAGCTGGCCGACCTGACGCCGGGCCGGGCGGTGGATCTCGCCGCCGGTGAGGGTCGGAACGCGATCTGGCTCGCCGGTCGGGGCTGGCGGGCCACCGCCGTCGACTTCTCCCCGATCGCCATCGACAAGGGACGCCGGCTGGCCGAGGCGGCGGGCGTCGACGTCGAGTGGGTTGTCGCCGACCTGCTCGACCACGTACCGGAGCCGGCCGGCTTCGAACTCGTTCTGGTGGCGTACCTGCAACTGCCGCCGGAGCAGCTCGGTGCGGTGCTGGACCGGGCCGCCCGAGCCGTCGCCCCGGGCGGCGTGCTGCTGGTGGTCGGGCACGACGCCACGAACCTCTCCGACGGGGTCGGCGGGCCGCAGAGCCCGGACCTGCTCTACACCCCGGAGGCCATCGCCGCCCGGTTGGCCGGGCTGCGGGTGGACCGCGCCGAACGGGTCCGACGCCCGGTGCCCGGCGCCGACCGCGAGGCGATCGACACCCTCGTCCGGGCACACCGGCCGGCGCCGTGAGCGGCGGTCCGGATCCCGATCGCGCCGGTCCGCGGGTACGGGCGGTGACCGGCGCCGAGGCACTGGCGCGCCGGGACCAGCTGGTCGAGACGTACGCGGCGGTGTTCTGCGCGCCGCCGTGGAACGAGTCCGCCGAGCGGGCCGCCCGGTTCGGGGAGCTGCTGGTCGACTGGGCAGGGCAACCCGGCTTCGTCGCCGTACTGGCCGGGGAGGACGACCGTACGGTCACCGGCTTCGCGCTCGGGCTGGACACTCCGACCCCGTTCCCCGCCGACCGGGCCTACGGCGGTGTCCGGAACATCCTGGGGCCGGCCGTCCAGCCGCTCTCCGGATGGCTGGAGGTCGCCGAACTCGCCGTACGCCCGGACGCCCGGCGGACCGGTCTCGGTCGCCGACTGCTGGCCACGTTGACCGGTGACCGGCCGTCGTGGCTGCTCACCGTCACCGAGGTGGAGGGCACGCTGGCGTTCTACGACGCGGCCGGCTGGCTGCGACAGGGCGCCGGATACGGCATCACGATCTACACCAACCGGCCGCTGCCGACGCCGACCCGTACGGCCTGAACTCACCGCCCCGCGCCGGCCGTACGTCGACCTGCCGTACGTCGATCCGGCCCCGATCCGGGGTGCCGAGGCGAGCCGGCCCCGGCCGGTGCCGCTCGGCGGTCACGGGCCCGCTGGGTGACGACGACACAGCCGAGGACGAGGAGCGCGGCGCCGATCGCCGGAAGTGTCACCGGTTCGGCGAGGAGCAGGGCCGACCAGCCGAGGGTGAGGACGGGCTGGGCAAGCTGGATCTGCCCCACCTGCGCGACGCCGCCCCGGGCCAGTCCGGCGTACCAGGCGAAGAAGCCGAGGAACATCGACACGACGGTGACGTACCCGAACCCGAGCCAGGCGCCGGTGCCGGCGACCGGGGGCCGGGCGAGGACCGCGACGGCGGCGATCGGCACCGTCAACGGTAGGGACAGGACGAGGGCCCAGCAGATCGTCCGGGCGCCACCGAGATCGCGGGCCAGCGCGCCGCCCTCGGCGTATCCGAGACCGCAGAGCGCCACGGCCGCGAGCAGGAACAGGTCGGCGGGTTCCACCGCGCCCGAGGCGGTGCCACTGAGGACCAGGAAGACGAGTACCGCGACCAGGCCGGTCCCGCTGGCGGCCCAGAACAGCGGCGACGGCCGCTCCCCCGCACGCAGCACCGCGAACACGGCGGTGACGGCGGGCAGTACCGCGATGACCACCGCACCGTGTGCCGCCGTCTGGGTCGTGAGCGCGAGCGAGGTGAACAGCGGGAACCCGAACACCACCCCGACGGCGACGATCGCGAGCCGACGCCACTGCGTCGCGGTGGGCCGGGGTGCCCCGACCAGACGGAGGTAC
The nucleotide sequence above comes from Plantactinospora soyae. Encoded proteins:
- a CDS encoding DUF6624 domain-containing protein, producing MEHGELAAELIERMDRDQRARTEVVDGTAGDDGWARVSAVDTENTAWFMAVLDRHGWPRRSKVGPAASDAAWLLAQHADLDPDFQRRCLVLLEQAVRDCEAQPSHLAYLTDRILTAEGTPQLYGTQFWYGPNGDGPIQPLPIEDPERLDERRRSVGLGAFADSVPPK
- a CDS encoding helix-turn-helix transcriptional regulator, which codes for MARTELGDFLRARRQALRPADVGLAPGGRRRTPGLRREEVALLANLSVDYYERLEQSRSANPSEALLGSLARALRLSVDERDYLYRLAGYPPPTSGTAGGYVDPAMMFLLDALTTVPAHVIDDQSTILAQNALSRALLGTWTGNEGRNANVAWRWFTDPDSRALNVPDEHEAIGRGYVADLRAAAARRGRDPVFEQLVADLGTASAEFARYWAEMQVAPLQTTRKVLVHPRAGRLDVQCDFVLSTTTGQRLVIFRPQPGSTTADSFDFLRVLGEQSFDDRR
- a CDS encoding TIGR03086 family metal-binding protein translates to MALTELTPADRHRHVAANFTDRVRATKRWDVPTPVPDWTARDVVRHLVEWLPSFLAAGAGVELPGGPGVDDDPVAAWQVHCDGVQALLDDPATPQRTLVNQHIGEVPLDQAIDRFYTSDVFMHTWDLARATGQDDRLDNDFCEELLAGMEPLDEVLRSSVQYGPRVPTPDGADAQTRLIGFIGRDPFWTPA
- a CDS encoding DMT family transporter, which produces MTRHSSATASDRVTGSALGALGVLAFSMSLPATEVAVGELDPWLVGFGRAVGAGLLASAYLRLVGAPRPTATQWRRLAIVAVGVVFGFPLFTSLALTTQTAAHGAVVIAVLPAVTAVFAVLRAGERPSPLFWAASGTGLVAVLVFLVLSGTASGAVEPADLFLLAAVALCGLGYAEGGALARDLGGARTICWALVLSLPLTVPIAAVAVLARPPVAGTGAWLGFGYVTVVSMFLGFFAWYAGLARGGVAQVGQIQLAQPVLTLGWSALLLAEPVTLPAIGAALLVLGCVVVTQRARDRRAAPAGAGSPRHPGSGPDRRTAGRRTAGAGR
- a CDS encoding glycoside hydrolase family 43 protein, which produces MTSVTSSAGTVPGEGGLIRNPVLPGFNPDPCILRVGADYYIATSTFEWYPGVRVHHSTDLVHWRPLGGLLTERRLLDLRGAGDSAGVWAPDLSYVDGVFHLVYTDVSSFASGYWDSQNYLITATDLAGPWSDPVPLHARGFDPSMFHDTDGTSWLLTMASDWRSGRNPFSGIQIQAYDRVAGKLVGDERPIFQGTSVGLTEAPRIYRRDGWYYLVTAEGGTSWEHQVTVARSRALFGPYDVDPEGPMLTSFGRPELALQKAGHGSLVSTPDGQWYLTHLVARPYSPLGRCVLGRETAIQAVTWEPGGWPRVEGGVPAESVSAPAGVTAVADRPDPHVEHDDFDEPVLGPDWSTLRRPATPDWVQLTARPSHLRVYGGQSPVGRQRPSLVARRVTATHCAFETTMEFCPATFRQLAGVTAYYNTGNWHYAYLTVDDDGRRMIEVMSCDSGRRTEYPGCRIDVTGVDRVRLRVRFDGPVVRFAYSPGSPAGSAGDDWHEFPVELDATILSDEHASRRVEGEPDAWGFTGAFVGLWVQDLGADGAFADFDSASYEVVQPDRP
- a CDS encoding GNAT family N-acetyltransferase, translated to MTGAEALARRDQLVETYAAVFCAPPWNESAERAARFGELLVDWAGQPGFVAVLAGEDDRTVTGFALGLDTPTPFPADRAYGGVRNILGPAVQPLSGWLEVAELAVRPDARRTGLGRRLLATLTGDRPSWLLTVTEVEGTLAFYDAAGWLRQGAGYGITIYTNRPLPTPTRTA
- a CDS encoding protein phosphatase 2C domain-containing protein codes for the protein MTSVAAARTGRVNEDFTGAVPTAAVLIDGAGIPGTESICRHGVAWYASRLGGNLLSLLSLVPDRSLAALLAEAIERVTDEHRDTCDVTDPVSPSATVAILRRSGDRVEYLVLGDSVLVLDRADAAPLVVTDPREVIISRSYLPALQAVAEGGDEYRRILRDLRANRNRPGGFWVAKDNPRAADEAITGSCPISELTSAVLLSNGASRIVDRFRLLDWPGVMAVLASSGSAEIIHRVRQAEAHHAVAADDATIAHCTELGEARPSPTSASVPP
- a CDS encoding class I SAM-dependent methyltransferase; amino-acid sequence: MDASAWDQRYTDSDLLWSAEPNRFVATELADLTPGRAVDLAAGEGRNAIWLAGRGWRATAVDFSPIAIDKGRRLAEAAGVDVEWVVADLLDHVPEPAGFELVLVAYLQLPPEQLGAVLDRAARAVAPGGVLLVVGHDATNLSDGVGGPQSPDLLYTPEAIAARLAGLRVDRAERVRRPVPGADREAIDTLVRAHRPAP
- a CDS encoding aldo/keto reductase, whose protein sequence is MTLQKHAVGGQGLVSSVQGLGTMGMTAMYGTPDDTESAATVHRALELGVTLFDTADMYGPLTGEELLGRALRGRREQAVIATKFGGLTLDDSGRVVGGANGQPDYVRTSLEGSLRRLGTDHVDLYIQHRVDPNVPVQETFGALGQLVAEGKIRYLGISEASPASIRAAHAVAPLSAVQTEYSLFTRDVETNGVLDTVRELGIGFVAYAPLGRGFLTGAVRTLEDLHGDDWRRTSPRFAEENLRQNLLLVDRIRAISEQQGVTPAQLALAWVLRQGDHITAIPGTKRRTYLEENVAAARIELDAAVFDELGAIAPVGAAAGARYAPEAMAAIQ
- a CDS encoding SAM-dependent methyltransferase codes for the protein MVDPDSELASRLELEVPHAARIWNYWMGGKDNFPADRAAGAAVAEVYPEIVVMARQSRRFLIRAVRHLAAEAGIRQFLDVGTGLPTMQNTHEVAQKVAPESRIVYVDNDPMVLVHARALLASTTAEGLTTYVHADYHDPEKILAEAAEALDFREPVAVMFMGVLGYEPDLDVVRSIVERMMGATASGSHLVLWDGTDTSPAVVDGADKLVESGGVPYVLRSPDQLAGCFEGLTMVEPGLVPIAQWRPDDLHAEHIDAYGAVARKP
- a CDS encoding VOC family protein; the encoded protein is MTGRPARFGGRNDVVLAVVLDCADLARSGAFWCGALGYVAEPLGPGRYRRLLPADGDGVELLLQRVPEPKAHKNRMHLDLRVPDLEAEVARLVALGARCRTGSPVEEDGWAWHVLADPDGNEFCVLRPPVTSTAG
- a CDS encoding class I SAM-dependent methyltransferase, translating into MTTGDGNLTQYDAIGELYERAKHLPVGLAERGTLLAALPDLAGRSVLDVGAGTGFYARLFKQLGAARVTGVDASSEMVDYARLVEERAPLGITYQVHDAATLPRLGEFDVVSSVWLLGYAPGEAALDEMLARLVANLADGGTLVALVPNPELDWDGLDIYPRYGLSATKTELSQGRQGYAVHIDGEPPIDFVGFSWPPGVLEPAFARAGLTGVRRHPVTIPGDALAERGADYWTDLVANPTFAVFTAAKLP